The Providencia rettgeri genome includes a window with the following:
- the aadK gene encoding Aminoglycoside 6-adenylyltransferase: MESPALLINKIISVSLLDPRIEAVVLTGSRGRDQHVDSYSDIDIELIGHGTSEIFNQKSWINQFGGPMVALHLLNLEEDAPDWPTCLVIFEEGRKVDFTFAEPERLSKMKQQGLDTTFSRGFTVLLDKTGITEGLPESANQQVFAPPQLTISQFADVVSDFWHEAHQATIALTRDELWVAWSRSADMKQYFLTLLERLVSLQGGHVWYKGRNYHEWMPKPYIEALEVIFNCGTAQSAALSLQCLMRCFKDVTIELASLQRFDNMQIMAEKMQELLIGILQDNALLPETGEIR; encoded by the coding sequence ATGGAATCACCTGCATTATTAATCAATAAAATTATTTCAGTTTCATTGCTCGATCCAAGAATTGAAGCTGTGGTATTAACCGGCTCTCGCGGGCGAGATCAACATGTTGATAGTTATTCCGATATTGATATCGAGCTGATCGGCCACGGTACATCTGAAATATTCAATCAGAAGTCTTGGATAAATCAGTTTGGTGGACCTATGGTTGCCCTTCATTTGCTAAATCTTGAAGAGGATGCCCCTGATTGGCCAACTTGCTTGGTGATCTTTGAAGAAGGCCGCAAAGTGGATTTCACTTTTGCTGAGCCTGAGCGATTATCTAAGATGAAGCAGCAAGGTTTAGATACGACATTTTCCCGTGGTTTTACTGTATTACTCGATAAAACAGGGATCACTGAAGGCTTACCTGAAAGTGCTAACCAACAAGTATTTGCTCCTCCTCAATTAACAATATCGCAATTCGCTGACGTTGTATCTGATTTTTGGCATGAAGCACATCAAGCTACCATTGCTTTAACACGAGATGAGTTGTGGGTCGCATGGTCAAGAAGTGCGGATATGAAACAGTATTTTTTAACGCTGCTAGAACGCCTTGTTTCTTTACAAGGTGGACATGTTTGGTATAAAGGACGCAACTACCATGAGTGGATGCCTAAACCTTATATCGAGGCATTGGAGGTTATTTTTAATTGTGGAACGGCTCAAAGCGCCGCATTGTCTCTTCAGTGTTTAATGCGCTGCTTTAAAGATGTAACTATTGAGCTCGCTAGCCTTCAAAGATTTGATAATATGCAGATTAT